In a single window of the Bradyrhizobium erythrophlei genome:
- a CDS encoding pyruvate dehydrogenase complex E1 component subunit beta, whose amino-acid sequence MPIQVLMPALSPTMEKGNLSKWLKKEGEAIKSGDVIAEIETDKATMEVEATDEGTLGKILIPEGTADVAVNTPIATILADGESAADAGKAAAPAKQEKAAESTPPVEAKAEPPASSETKSGGEEKKAPAAPKTVAEPDPEVPEGTEVVTMTIREALRDAMAEEMRRDPDVFVMGEEVAEYQGAYKVTQGLLQEFGARRVIDTPITEHGFAGIGIGAAMAGLKPIVEFMTFNFAMQAMDQIINSAAKTLYMSGGQMGCSIVFRGPNGAAARVAAQHSQDYSAWYSQIPGLKVVAPYSAADYKGLLKAAIRDPNPVIFLENEMLYGHSGEVPKLDDYVIPIGKARIVRAGGHVTIVSWSNGMSYALKAADELANEGIEAEVIDLRTLRPMDTDTIVASVKKTGRAVTVEEGWQQNGVGAEISARLMQHAFDYLDAPVMRVSGKDVPMPYAANLEKLALPSVAEVVEAAKAVCYR is encoded by the coding sequence ATGCCAATTCAAGTGCTGATGCCCGCGCTGTCGCCGACCATGGAGAAAGGCAATCTTTCGAAATGGCTGAAGAAGGAGGGCGAGGCGATCAAGTCGGGCGATGTCATCGCCGAAATCGAAACCGACAAGGCGACGATGGAAGTCGAGGCCACCGATGAGGGCACCCTTGGCAAGATATTGATCCCCGAAGGCACCGCCGACGTCGCGGTCAACACGCCGATCGCGACCATTCTTGCGGACGGCGAAAGTGCTGCCGACGCCGGCAAGGCGGCAGCGCCCGCAAAACAGGAGAAAGCCGCGGAGTCCACGCCGCCGGTCGAAGCCAAGGCGGAACCCCCCGCATCCAGCGAAACCAAGTCTGGTGGAGAAGAAAAGAAGGCGCCTGCTGCGCCCAAAACCGTCGCCGAGCCCGATCCTGAAGTGCCCGAAGGCACCGAGGTGGTGACGATGACCATCCGCGAGGCGCTGCGCGATGCCATGGCCGAGGAGATGCGGCGCGACCCCGACGTGTTCGTGATGGGCGAAGAGGTCGCGGAATATCAGGGCGCCTACAAGGTCACACAAGGGTTGCTGCAGGAATTCGGCGCCAGGCGCGTCATCGATACCCCGATTACTGAGCATGGTTTTGCTGGTATCGGCATCGGCGCGGCGATGGCCGGTTTGAAGCCGATCGTCGAATTCATGACATTCAACTTCGCCATGCAGGCGATGGACCAGATCATCAATTCCGCGGCCAAGACGCTTTACATGTCCGGCGGACAGATGGGCTGCTCGATCGTGTTCCGCGGGCCGAACGGCGCCGCCGCCCGCGTCGCCGCCCAGCACAGCCAGGATTATTCGGCCTGGTACTCGCAAATTCCCGGCCTGAAGGTGGTCGCGCCGTATTCGGCCGCCGACTACAAGGGCCTGCTGAAAGCCGCGATCCGCGATCCGAATCCGGTGATCTTCCTTGAAAACGAGATGCTGTATGGCCATTCCGGCGAGGTGCCAAAACTCGACGACTACGTGATCCCGATCGGCAAAGCCCGGATCGTCCGCGCAGGCGGCCATGTCACCATCGTCTCGTGGTCGAATGGAATGTCCTACGCCTTGAAGGCCGCCGACGAATTGGCCAACGAAGGCATCGAGGCCGAGGTGATCGATCTGCGCACGCTGCGCCCGATGGACACCGACACCATCGTCGCCTCGGTCAAGAAGACTGGCCGCGCCGTCACCGTGGAGGAAGGCTGGCAGCAGAACGGCGTTGGCGCCGAAATCTCCGCGCGACTGATGCAGCACGCATTCGACTATCTGGATGCGCCGGTGATGCGGGTGTCGGGCAAGGA
- the pdhA gene encoding pyruvate dehydrogenase (acetyl-transferring) E1 component subunit alpha, with the protein MAAPKKSAAKETGQETGNDSRAPLEFTREQELGALRDMLLIRRFEEKAGQLYGMGAIGGFCHLYIGQEAIVVGMQMALKKGDQVITGYRDHGHMLATGMEAKGVMAELTGRHGGYSKGKGGSMHMFSKEKNFFGGHGIVGAQVPLGTGLAFANRYRGNDFVSLAYFGDGASNQGQVYESFNMAELWKLPVIYVIENNRYAMGTSVTRSSAQTDFSKRGISFNIPGEQVDGMDVRAVKAAGEKAVAWCREGKGPYILEMQTYRYRGHSMSDPAKYRTREEVDKVRHDQDPIEQVRNRLLAAKMSEQELKAIDAEVREIVNAAADFAQHDPEPDPAELYTDVYR; encoded by the coding sequence ATGGCCGCACCAAAGAAAAGCGCCGCTAAAGAAACAGGCCAGGAAACGGGAAACGACTCCCGCGCCCCCCTGGAATTCACCAGGGAACAGGAGCTCGGCGCGCTGCGCGACATGCTGCTGATTCGGCGGTTCGAAGAGAAAGCAGGCCAGCTCTACGGCATGGGTGCGATCGGCGGCTTCTGCCATCTCTACATCGGCCAGGAAGCCATCGTCGTCGGCATGCAGATGGCCCTGAAAAAGGGCGATCAGGTCATAACCGGATACCGTGACCACGGGCATATGCTGGCCACCGGCATGGAAGCCAAGGGCGTGATGGCCGAACTGACCGGACGCCATGGCGGCTATTCCAAGGGCAAGGGCGGCTCCATGCACATGTTCAGCAAGGAGAAGAACTTCTTCGGCGGCCACGGCATCGTCGGCGCCCAGGTCCCGCTCGGTACCGGGCTCGCCTTCGCCAATCGCTATCGAGGAAACGATTTCGTCAGCCTGGCTTATTTCGGCGATGGTGCCTCGAATCAGGGGCAGGTTTACGAAAGCTTCAACATGGCGGAGCTGTGGAAGCTGCCGGTGATCTACGTCATCGAGAACAACCGCTATGCGATGGGCACCTCGGTGACGCGCTCCTCCGCGCAGACCGATTTTTCCAAGCGCGGCATCTCCTTCAATATTCCGGGCGAGCAGGTTGACGGCATGGACGTCCGCGCCGTGAAGGCTGCCGGTGAAAAGGCCGTCGCATGGTGCCGCGAGGGCAAGGGCCCATACATCCTGGAAATGCAGACCTACCGCTACCGCGGCCATTCGATGTCGGACCCGGCGAAATACCGAACCCGCGAGGAAGTCGACAAGGTTCGCCACGATCAGGATCCGATCGAGCAAGTTCGCAACCGATTGCTCGCGGCCAAGATGAGCGAACAGGAATTGAAGGCCATCGACGCCGAGGTGCGCGAGATCGTCAACGCCGCTGCCGACTTTGCACAGCACGACCCCGAACCCGATCCGGCCGAACTTTATACTGACGTCTATCGTTGA